The following coding sequences are from one Ficedula albicollis isolate OC2 chromosome 14, FicAlb1.5, whole genome shotgun sequence window:
- the LOC101811789 gene encoding hemoglobin subunit alpha-D isoform X1: protein MVLTAEDKKLIQQTWGKLGGAEEDIGAEALWRMFHSYPPTKTYFPHFDLSQGSDQIRGHGKKVVAALGNAIKNLDNLSQALSELSNLHAYNLRVDPVNFKFLSQCLQVTLATRLGKEYTPEVHSAVDKFMSAVASVLAEKYR from the exons ATGGTGCTCACTGCCGAGGACAAGAAGCTGATCCAGCAGACCTGGGGAAAGCTGGGCGGCGCCGAGGAGGATATCGGAGCCGAGGCCCTGTGGAG GATGTTCCACTCCTACCCCCCAACCAAGACCTACTTCCCCCACTTCGACCTGTCACAAGGCTCTGACCAGATCCGTGGCCATGGCAAGAAAGTGGTGGCTGCCCTGGGCAATGCCATCAAGAACCTGGACaacctcagccaggctctgtctGAGCTCAGCAACCTGCACGCCTACAACCTGCGTGTGGACCCCGTCAACTTCAAG TTCCTGTCGCAGTGCTTGCAGGTAACGCTGGCCACCCGCCTGGGTAAGGAGTACACCCCCGAGGTGCACTCTGCCGTCGACAAGTTCATGTCGGCCGTGGCCTCCGTGCTGGCTGAGAAGTACAGATGA
- the LOC101811789 gene encoding hemoglobin subunit alpha-D isoform X2: MVLTAEDKKLIQQTWGKLGGAEEDIGAEALWRMFHSYPPTKTYFPHFDLSQGSDQIRGHGKKVVAALGNAIKNLDNLSQALSELSNLHAYNLRVDPVNFKAGRGMGTECRDRDQNGGTGNKG; encoded by the exons ATGGTGCTCACTGCCGAGGACAAGAAGCTGATCCAGCAGACCTGGGGAAAGCTGGGCGGCGCCGAGGAGGATATCGGAGCCGAGGCCCTGTGGAG GATGTTCCACTCCTACCCCCCAACCAAGACCTACTTCCCCCACTTCGACCTGTCACAAGGCTCTGACCAGATCCGTGGCCATGGCAAGAAAGTGGTGGCTGCCCTGGGCAATGCCATCAAGAACCTGGACaacctcagccaggctctgtctGAGCTCAGCAACCTGCACGCCTACAACCTGCGTGTGGACCCCGTCAACTTCAAGgcaggcagagggatggggacagagtgcagggacagggatcagaATGGGGGGACAG GGAACAAGGGCTAG
- the LOC101809996 gene encoding hemoglobin subunit pi, with the protein MTLTQADKAAVVTIWAKVATQADAIGTESLERLFFSYPQTKTYFPHFDLSQGSAQLRGHGSKVMSAIGEAVKNIDDIRRALAKLSELHAYILRVDPVNFKLLSHCILCSVAARYPNDFSPEVHAAWDKFLSSVSSVLTEKYR; encoded by the exons ATGACGCTGACCCAAGCTGACAAAGCCGCCGTGGTCACCATCTGGGCCAAGGTGGCCACCCAAGCTGATGCCATTGGGACAGAATCGCTGGAGAG GCTTTTCTTCAGCTACCCCCAGACCAAAACCTACTTCCCTCACTTCGATCTGAGCcaaggctcagctcagctccgTGGCCACGGCTCCAAGGTCATGAGTGCCATCGGGGAAGCTGTGAAGAACATCGATGACATCCGACGGGCTTTGGCCAAGCTCAGCGAGCTGCACGCTTACATCCTCAGGGTGGACCCCGTGAACTTCAAG CTGCTTTCCCACTGTATCCTGTGTTCCGTGGCTGCCCGCTATCCCAATGACTTCAGCCCAGAAGTTCATGCTGCGTGGGACAAGTTCCTGTCCAGTGTTTCCTCTGTTCTGACAGAGAAGTACAGATAA